The Streptomyces sp. NBC_00306 sequence GTGACCTCTCCGAGGTCGGCAACGACACGCTCAAGGGCTACAACGTCAACACCCTCGCGCTCCAGGTGCCGACGCACTACATACAGCAGTCGGCCGAACAGCCGGTCGTCGGCATCTGGTCGACGACCCAGCGCAAGAGCGCGAGCGGCCACTGGACCCAGGTCTCGCGACTCGGGATGCCGCTGGTCAACGAGGTCGTCCTGCCCCTCAAGGACAAGGACAAGTTCAACGCGTCCTCGCCGTGGAACGACGCCGACTTCCTGCCGTCGGTGACCAACCCGGAGCTGCCCAAGCTGATCGAGGGCATCTACAAGATCAAGGCTCCGGCCGAACCGCGCAACGACCTCGTGTCGGTCTTCCTGACCGGTGTGAAGGACCTCAACCAGCCGCCCGGGGTGAAGCCCGCGGAGGCCCTGCGGCTGAACACGTCCATCAAGCCCACGGCCGAGCCGAAGAGGCTGGGTGTGCTCGACGGTGACAACGCCGGCTTCCCCAACGGCCGCAGGCTGACCGACGACGTCCTGGACATCGCGCTCCAGGTCGTCGAGGGCGAACTCGTCGGCTCGAAGAACGACCTGGGCGACGCGGTCGACGCCAACGACGCGAAGTTCGAGGCGAGTTTCCCCTATGTCGCGCTGCCGACCGCGGGCTCGCGCGGCCCCACGGCCGAGGGCGCCACGGCGCGCAACGCACTGAACGGCGGAGCGGGCCTGTCGTCCTCCTCCGACGACAACAGGACCCTGCTGATCGCCTCCGCGGGCGGCGCCGTCGCGGGTGTGCTGCTGATCGCCACGGCCCTGACCTGGTGGCGCAGGCGCCGGCGGACGACGAGCTACATCTAGGCGCGCCGAGCCCCGAGCCGCCCTTCGAGACGGGGGCCGGGCACGCCGTGCCCGCCCCCGTCCGCTCCACCGATCAGATCAGGGCCCCGTTCACCGGGCCCGGCCCCGAGAGGACCGAAGATGTCTCAGCAGACCAGCGAAGCCCCCCAGGCACCCCGGGGCGGCCTCCGGCGGCGGTTGGCCGTCGGGCTGGGAGCCGTCGGGGTGGCGCTGGCGATCAGCGCGGGCGCCGTCGTGCTGGGCGGCGACGGGCAGGAGCCGGCGGCACCCCTCGGCGGCGCCGCCGTCATCGGGGCGGACGTACGGGCCCTCGAAACACATCTGAAGAGCCGGCCCAAGGACGACCGGGGCTGGGCGACGCTCGGTTCGGCCCGTGTCGAGGAGGCACGGACCTCCGGCGACCCGGCCGGCTACCCGCGTGCCGCCGACGCCTTCGAACGGTCGCTGAAGCTGCGGCGCGAGGGCAATGACGCGGCCCTCGCCGGACGGGCTGCGCTGGCGGCCGCCCGGCACGACTTCACCGGCGCACTGCGGGACGCCGGGCAGGCGCTGGCGGTCAATCCGTACAGCGAACAGGCGCTGGCGGTACGCATCGACGCGCTCGTCGAACTCGGCCGCTACGACCAGGCGTTGAAGGCTGCCGAGGAGGCGGACCTCAAGCGTCCCGGCATACCGGCCTTCACACGTCTCGCCTATGTGCTCGAACTGCGCGGCGACACCAAGGGCGCGAGCCGCGTCCTCACCCTGGCCATGACGTCCGCCACCGCCCCCGGCGACATCGCCTACGTCGCCACCGCACTCGGCCAGCTCACCTGGTCCCAGGGGCAGTACGACACGGCGCTGAAGCACTGCGCCACGGCGCTGCGCGCCGAGCCGAGGAACATCGCGGCGCTGGAATGCCGGGCCCGGACGCACGCGGCCCAGGGGAAGACGGCCGAGGCGATCCGTGAGTACGAGGCGATCGTCGCCCGCTACCCGCTCCCCGGCCAACTCGTCGCGCTCGGCGAGCTGTACGAGGCCGCGGGGAAGGACGCCGAGGCTCGCCGGCAGTACGCGCTGATCGGCACCTGGGCGTCGCTCGCCCGCGCGGGCGGGGTGAACCCGGATCTGGACACGGCGCTCGCCGCCGCCGACCACGGTGACAAGGCGGTCGCCCTCAAGGCCGCGCAGGCCGAATGGCAGCGGCGCAGGACCGTGCACACGGCCGACGCGCTCGGCTGGGCGCTGTACCGCAACGGCCGTGCGAAGGACGCGCTGCCGTACGCACGCAAGGCCACGGCGACCGGCTACCGCAACGCCGCGTTCCTCTACCACCTGGGGATGGTCGAGCAGGCGGCCGGTGCGAAGGCGCCCGCCCGCCGCTCCCTCACCCGGGCCCTCTCGCTCAACCCCGGTTTCTCGCCGCTCGCTCCGGCCGAGATCCGGCGCACCCTGAAGAACAGCGCCAAGGAGACGTCATGAGCACGGTGAGCAGGGCACGGACCCTGAGGAAGCGCATCGCCGTCGTCGGCACGCTGGTCGCCGGACTGTTCCTCGTCTTCGCGGGGACGGCGGCCGCCCACCCGCTCGGCAACTTCACCGTCAACCGTTACGACGGACTGGTCGTCGCCCGGGGCGAGTTGAGGGTCGACCACGTCGAGGACCTGGCGGAGATCCCGACCGCCCAGATCGATCCGGGTGTGCGGACGCCCGCGAAGCTTCCCGGCTGGGCGGCTGCGCGCTGTGCGACCGCGGCGCGCGAAGCCCGCGCGGAGGTGAACGGCCGCGCGGTGGCGCTCAGGACCGGCGCGAGCCGGGCCGACATACGCCCCGGGCAGGCCGGTCTGGCGACGCTGCGGCTGGAGTGCGAACTGACGGCCGCCCTGCCGGACGGCGAAGCGGCCGTCTCCTTCCGGGCCCCGGGCGGCGACGGGGGGCCGGGCTGGCGTGAGGTCACGGCGCGCGGCGACCGGATGACGCTCGCGGAGTCCGACGTGCCGCGGGAATCGCTGTCCCGGCGGTTGTCCGAGTACCCCGAGGACCGGCTGGCCTCTCCCCCCGACCGTACGAAGGCCGCGCTCGAGGTGGTGCCCGGTGGCCCCGCCCTGGCCTCCGACGGTGACGAGGAGGGCGCGGGCCCCGCCTCCGTACTGCCGCGTGGCGCGGACCGGTGGACGCAGGCCCTGACCGGGCTGGTCGAGCGGCGCGATCTCACCCTGCCGTTCGCCGCCCTCGCTCTGGCGACGGCGATCGCGCTGGGCGCCATGCACGCGCTTGCTCCCGGCCACGGCAAGACCCTGATGGCCGCCGCGGCAGCGGCCGGCGGGCGCAACTCGGTACGTGAGGTACTCACACTCGGCATCTCGGTCACCGTCACCCACACCCTCGGGGTGTTCGCGCTGGGGGCGCTGGTGGCGGCGGGCTCGGCGGCGGCGCCGTCGGTCGTCGCCTGGCTGGGTGTGGCGAGCGGCGCGCTCGTCGCGCTGGCCGGGGCCGCGCTCGTCCTGCGGGCATGGCGTCGCCGTGGCCGACCGCACCACCACCATCACCACGGTCACGGACATGACCACGGACATGCGCACGGACACGACCACCACGGGGACGGGCACTCGCACGGCCACGCGCATCACGGCCACGGCCACTCCCATGACCACCACGGCCACCCGCACAGCCTGCCGGGCGAGAAGCGGCGCGGGCTGCGCGGCACCCTGCTCCTCGGGTTCGCCGGGGGCATGGTGCCGAGCCCCTCCGCCGTCGTCGTCCTCGTCGGCGCGGCCGCCCTCGGCCATGCCTGGTTCGGCTTCCTGCTCGTCCTCGCCTACGGCGCGGGTCTCGCCCTGACGCTGGCCGCCGCCGGATTCCTCGTCGTGCGAGTCGGCGCGGGAGCGGCGAAGCGCCTCGCGGAACGCAAACGCCGCGGTGGCAGGGTCCTCGCCCTCGCCCATCGGGCCGCACCCATCGGTACGGCGTTCGTGGTGTTCGTCCTGGGATGCGGATTGGTGTTCAGGGGGGCCGCAGCGGCCTGGAGTTGAGCTAGCTTTGAGTGGTTTCCACCGAGATGCCGTGCTGCAACGGATGGGGGCTCGCGTGCCCGAGAATCAACTGATCGCCGGGCGTTACCGACTGCTGAGCCCTCTGGGCGAAGGCGGTATGGGTGTGGTGTGGCGCGCCCGCGACGAGGTGCTGGCCCGCGAGGTCGCGGTCAAGGAGGTGCGGGCGCCCGCCGGTCTGGGCACCGCGGACGAGCGCCGGCTCTACCAGCGCCTGGAGCGGGAGGCGTGGGCCGCGGGCCGGATCTCGCACCGCAATGTGGTCACCGTCTACGACGTGGCCACCGAGGACGGCCGCCCGTGGATCGTGATGGAACTGGTCCGCGGGCTCGCCCTGTCCGACGTCCTGGAGGCGGAGGGCCCGCTCACCCCGCAGCGTGCGGCCCACGTCGGCGCCGAGGTGCTCGCCGCGCTGCGCGCCGCGCACGAGGCGGGCGTACTGCATCGCGATGTGAAGCCGGGAAACGTCCTCGTCGCCAACGACGGACGGGTGGTGCTCACCGACTTCGGCATCGCGACGGTCGAGGGCACCTCCAACCTCACGATGACGGGCGAGCTCATCGGCTCGCCCGAATTCCTCGCACCCGAGCGGGCACTCGGCCGCAACCCGGGTCCGGAGTCCGACCTCTGGTCCCTCGGCGTCCTGCTGTACGCGGCCGTCGAGGGCATCACCCCGTTCCGCCAGAACACTCCGCTGAGCACCCTGCGGGCCGTAGTGGACGAGGAGTTGCCGCCTCCGCGCCGGGCCGCTGAGCTGACACCGGTGATCGCCGGGCTGCTGCGCAAGGACCCGGCGGACCGGCTCCCGGCGGACGAGGCCGAGCGGATGCTACGGGTGGTGGGCGCGGGCGGGACGGCGCGGACGTCCGTACCGCCGGTGTCGGGTCCGTACAGCCCCACGATGACGTCCACGTCGCCGGGCACTCCCCCGCCCACCGGACCGGGACGGCCGGTGCCAGCGACGGCGGGCCTGGCTGCCACGGCGCCGACTCCCGCTCCGCGGCAGGGACATCCCCGTCGGGCGAAGGTGGCACTGGCCGCGGGCATCGCGGTTCTGCTGCTCGCCGCCGGCGGTCTGGCCTGGGCGCTGGCCGGTAACGACAAGGGCAACGGCAACGGCACGAACGCGGGCGACGACGGGGGCGGCACCGGAACTTCCGGCGCCGCGACCGCGGGTACCGCCGGCACCGGCAGTTCGCCCGACGCCACCGGTGGCGACACCGGCACGGAGACGGAAGACGGCGGGAGCGGCGGCGACGGCGGTGCGACGGGAGGCAACGGCGCGTCGACGCACGACCGTCCGCAGACCGTCTCGGTCCACATCAGCACCGTGCACGACAGCTATGCGGGCACCTGCCCGCCACCGGAGGCCGAGGCTCCGGCCTTCCGGGCGACCATCACGGTCGGCCGGGTGCCCGCCGCCGTCGAGTACCGCTGGGCCACCGAGAGCGGCAAGGGCTCCGACACGGGCTGGAAGACCCTGCGGTTCGGCTCGGGGGACGGAAAGCAGCGGGAGATCAACCACATCGAACGGAACTACCGGAACGACGCGGCGGGCGACACGTACCACGACCGGATCCGCGTGGAGATCCGGAAACCGGTCGAGGCACGGTCCGGTTGGGTCGACTTCTCGGTCACCTGCGACGAGGAGTCCCCGTCGGGCGGGGACTCCTCGTCGCCGGACGGGGAGTCCTACTCGCCCGACACCGGAGGCGGCGCGGACGTGGCGGACCCGGCTGACCCGGTGGACAGCGCGGCTGCCGCGGTCGGACGGACAGGGCTCACACGCGCGAGGTGAAGCTGGGCAGATAGCCGCCGGACTGCCCGGCGGCGGTGGGGTGGTACGACTCGCCGATGTTGAGCCAGTTCACGCTGTGCAGCCACGCCGAGCCGGAGCAGATCTCGTGTCCGGTGAAGGCGGGGACGACGTCGGCGAAGTCGTAGCCGTGGTTCGCTGCGCGCTTCGCGATGGCGGCGTTGAGGTAGTCGGCGGCCGAGTTGATCGCGGACCGTTCGTTCTCGCTGAGGCCGGCGAGGCAGCTGCCGCCCAGCTTGTAGAAGCGGGGGTAGCCGAGGACGACGACCTGGGCCGAAGGGGCCCGGGAGCTGATGGCCGTGTACACGGAGTCGAGTTGTCCGGGCAGGGTCGTGTTGACGTACGAGCGGGCCTGGTTGATGCGGTTGATGCAGGTGGCCTCCGACTGGAGGACACAGGTGGTCATCACGTCGGAGAAGCCGGCGTCGTTGCCGCCGATGGTGATGGAGACCAGATCGGTGGCGGAGTTGAGGGGGGCGAGCTGGCCGGAGAGAACATCACCCGTACGAGCGCCCGAGCAAGCGGTGAACGCGAACGACGAGGGTGAATGGGCGGCGGCCCAGAGCTTGGGGTAGGCGCGGGTGCTGCGCTTGCAGTTGCCGCTGGCGCTGTCGTAGCTGCCGGCTCCGACTCCGGATGAGTAGGAGTCGCCCAGCGCCACGTAGTCAAGGGCGAGGGCTCGGTCGTCGGCCTGCGCCTGTCCGGCTCCGGTGAGAGCGAGAACGGCGCCGAGGAGGAGTGAGGATGAGAATGCCGCGATTCGGGACAGTTTCATGGAACCTCCCTTTAGCAGGATCCCTGCCTCAACTTTCGTAGCAGGGCCCATACTTCACCGGAAGTGTCCATGCCAAAAATTCCTATGGTCGTCTTGACGCCACCAGACGTGCTGGTCAGCATGAGGGCGTCGCATCCGACGCCTGGGGGGGGGGTTGAGTCGGCCATGCAGACCATCAAGAACAAGCCACCACCGGCCGCGTCGGATCTCCTGCCGGTGGCCGCCGGCGCGGCGTTCGCCGTGTCGGGTGTCGGCGTCGTGCTGGCCCTCGCGGGCGTCCAGTCGCCATTGCGCGCGCCGTTCGTGCTCTTCTTCCTCTTCGCGGGGCCCGCCTGCGGGCTGTTCGCCGCACTGTCCGGATTCGACCCCGCCGTCCGTGCGGCCGTCGCCGCCGCCGGAGCCGTCGGCATCGGCCTACTCGCCGCCCTGCCGGCCTCGTCCCTGCACATCCTCGACGTCGGCGGTGGGGTCGTCGCCGTCGCGGTGATCACCGCCCTGCTGTTCCTGTGGGCGCCCGCGCGCCGAATGCGGAATCCGGGGTCCGGCACACCTAGTGATCAATTCCTGAAAGCGATCAAGAAAATTCGATCAGGAAGCGCTGCGTTCTCCATCCGATTCGGGGCCAAAAAGTAAAAAAGCGAGACCGGGGTCCAGGTCTTGCCATACAGTCCTAATCATCAATACCGTCGTACATCCACCCGCAACGGTCCATCACGCAAGCGGCACTAGGGGAGGGCTCAAGCGTCGCGATGGCTTCGAAGCGGGAGGGGCGGTAGGGGGGTGCCGTGCTCGGTTTTCGTGCTCTTAGCCGAGTCGTAATGCCGCGCGGCCAGTTCTGCAACTCACCCAAAGGTACGGAGGGTTATTCGGCATTGGCGGGTGAGAAGTAAACCCCCCTTTCAAACCGGACACTCATCCGGATCGCCCGTGGGGCGGGCGGTCCACCGGTGGAGAGGGAAAACTGCATCATGAGCTCAGTCCTGCACCCGGCCGCTCCGGGGCAAGATCCGTCGGTGAACGAAGTGAGCCGTATATCTGCCGTCTACCGGCCGATCTCGTCCCATCTCGCCATCACACCGCCGGTCAGCGTCGTGATTCCCGCAATGAACGAGGCGGAGAATCTGCCGTACGTCTTCAAGACACTTCCGCACTGGATTCACGAAGTCGTCCTGGTCGACGGCAATTCCAGTGACAACACCGTCGAGGTCGCCCGCGAACTGTGGCCGGACGTCAAGGTCGTCAAACAGGCCGGCAAGGGCAAAGGGGATGCCCTGATCAGCGGATTCGCCGCCTGCACCGGCGACATCATCGTCATGGTCGACGCGGACGGTTCGGCCGACGGAAACGAGATCGTCTCCTATGTCTCGGCGCTCGTCTCGGGAGCCGACTTCGCCAAGGGTTCGCGTTTCGCCAACGGCGGCGGCACCGACGACATGACACCGATCCGCAAGCTCGGCAACCGGATTCTGTGCGCCGTCGTCAACGCCAAGTTCGGGGCGAGATACACCGACCTCTGCTACGGCTACAACGCCTTCTGGAAACACTGCCTCGGCGACATCGACCTCGACTGCACCGGGTTCGAGATCGAGACCCTGATGAACATCCGCGTCGTCAAGGCCGGCCTGCGGGTCCAGGAGGTTCCCAGCCACGAGTACCTGCGCATCCACGGCGTCAGCAATCTGCGCGCCGTCCGGGACGGCCTGCGTGTGCTCAAGGTGATCCTCAAGGAGAAGGGCGCGCGCCGCGCCCAGCGCACCCGCCACGCGGCGGCGCCCGACGTGACGGTCCCCCGGGGAGAGACGTCTTGAGCGACCGCCGGTTCTCGGTGGTGATCTGCGTCTACACCGAGGACCGCTGGGAGGACATCCTCGCGGCCGTCGACTCGGTGCGGACGCAGTCGCTGCCGGCTCTCGAGACGCTGCTCGTGGTGGACCACAATCCCGCCCTGCTCGCCCGGCTCCGGGAGGAGTACAAGGAGTTCGGCGCGCACGGCGGGTCCGCCGCGGAAGGTGAGGAGGTGCGGGTGCTCGCCAACGCGGGCCCCCGCGGCCTCTCCGCGGGCCGCAACACCGGCATCGCCGTGGCCCGCGGTGAGTTCGTCGCCTTCCTCGACGACGACGCCGTGGCCGAGCGCGACTGGCTGCGGTACTTCGCCGA is a genomic window containing:
- a CDS encoding DUF4331 domain-containing protein, with the translated sequence MTAINRSGWGPGTFRGSRSLAALTCGALAAGALAAGGVAALTPEAASASSHREAPLISGQPQFDNTDVYAFVSPDKPDTTTLVANWLPFEDPAGGPNFYKFATDAQYDIHIDSNGDAQGDLLYRWTFKEHLKNDKTFLYNTGPVTSLDDPDLNFTQTYDIDLLRLKDQKVASTHKIADDVPVAPSNVGKASMPDYSVLRKQAVHQLPSGLTTFAGQADDPFFLDLRVFDLLYGGDLSEVGNDTLKGYNVNTLALQVPTHYIQQSAEQPVVGIWSTTQRKSASGHWTQVSRLGMPLVNEVVLPLKDKDKFNASSPWNDADFLPSVTNPELPKLIEGIYKIKAPAEPRNDLVSVFLTGVKDLNQPPGVKPAEALRLNTSIKPTAEPKRLGVLDGDNAGFPNGRRLTDDVLDIALQVVEGELVGSKNDLGDAVDANDAKFEASFPYVALPTAGSRGPTAEGATARNALNGGAGLSSSSDDNRTLLIASAGGAVAGVLLIATALTWWRRRRRTTSYI
- a CDS encoding tetratricopeptide repeat protein, translating into MSQQTSEAPQAPRGGLRRRLAVGLGAVGVALAISAGAVVLGGDGQEPAAPLGGAAVIGADVRALETHLKSRPKDDRGWATLGSARVEEARTSGDPAGYPRAADAFERSLKLRREGNDAALAGRAALAAARHDFTGALRDAGQALAVNPYSEQALAVRIDALVELGRYDQALKAAEEADLKRPGIPAFTRLAYVLELRGDTKGASRVLTLAMTSATAPGDIAYVATALGQLTWSQGQYDTALKHCATALRAEPRNIAALECRARTHAAQGKTAEAIREYEAIVARYPLPGQLVALGELYEAAGKDAEARRQYALIGTWASLARAGGVNPDLDTALAAADHGDKAVALKAAQAEWQRRRTVHTADALGWALYRNGRAKDALPYARKATATGYRNAAFLYHLGMVEQAAGAKAPARRSLTRALSLNPGFSPLAPAEIRRTLKNSAKETS
- a CDS encoding HoxN/HupN/NixA family nickel/cobalt transporter; this encodes MSTVSRARTLRKRIAVVGTLVAGLFLVFAGTAAAHPLGNFTVNRYDGLVVARGELRVDHVEDLAEIPTAQIDPGVRTPAKLPGWAAARCATAAREARAEVNGRAVALRTGASRADIRPGQAGLATLRLECELTAALPDGEAAVSFRAPGGDGGPGWREVTARGDRMTLAESDVPRESLSRRLSEYPEDRLASPPDRTKAALEVVPGGPALASDGDEEGAGPASVLPRGADRWTQALTGLVERRDLTLPFAALALATAIALGAMHALAPGHGKTLMAAAAAAGGRNSVREVLTLGISVTVTHTLGVFALGALVAAGSAAAPSVVAWLGVASGALVALAGAALVLRAWRRRGRPHHHHHHGHGHDHGHAHGHDHHGDGHSHGHAHHGHGHSHDHHGHPHSLPGEKRRGLRGTLLLGFAGGMVPSPSAVVVLVGAAALGHAWFGFLLVLAYGAGLALTLAAAGFLVVRVGAGAAKRLAERKRRGGRVLALAHRAAPIGTAFVVFVLGCGLVFRGAAAAWS
- a CDS encoding serine/threonine-protein kinase; translated protein: MGARVPENQLIAGRYRLLSPLGEGGMGVVWRARDEVLAREVAVKEVRAPAGLGTADERRLYQRLEREAWAAGRISHRNVVTVYDVATEDGRPWIVMELVRGLALSDVLEAEGPLTPQRAAHVGAEVLAALRAAHEAGVLHRDVKPGNVLVANDGRVVLTDFGIATVEGTSNLTMTGELIGSPEFLAPERALGRNPGPESDLWSLGVLLYAAVEGITPFRQNTPLSTLRAVVDEELPPPRRAAELTPVIAGLLRKDPADRLPADEAERMLRVVGAGGTARTSVPPVSGPYSPTMTSTSPGTPPPTGPGRPVPATAGLAATAPTPAPRQGHPRRAKVALAAGIAVLLLAAGGLAWALAGNDKGNGNGTNAGDDGGGTGTSGAATAGTAGTGSSPDATGGDTGTETEDGGSGGDGGATGGNGASTHDRPQTVSVHISTVHDSYAGTCPPPEAEAPAFRATITVGRVPAAVEYRWATESGKGSDTGWKTLRFGSGDGKQREINHIERNYRNDAAGDTYHDRIRVEIRKPVEARSGWVDFSVTCDEESPSGGDSSSPDGESYSPDTGGGADVADPADPVDSAAAAVGRTGLTRAR
- a CDS encoding SGNH/GDSL hydrolase family protein; translation: MKLSRIAAFSSSLLLGAVLALTGAGQAQADDRALALDYVALGDSYSSGVGAGSYDSASGNCKRSTRAYPKLWAAAHSPSSFAFTACSGARTGDVLSGQLAPLNSATDLVSITIGGNDAGFSDVMTTCVLQSEATCINRINQARSYVNTTLPGQLDSVYTAISSRAPSAQVVVLGYPRFYKLGGSCLAGLSENERSAINSAADYLNAAIAKRAANHGYDFADVVPAFTGHEICSGSAWLHSVNWLNIGESYHPTAAGQSGGYLPSFTSRV
- a CDS encoding glycosyltransferase family 2 protein, translated to MSSVLHPAAPGQDPSVNEVSRISAVYRPISSHLAITPPVSVVIPAMNEAENLPYVFKTLPHWIHEVVLVDGNSSDNTVEVARELWPDVKVVKQAGKGKGDALISGFAACTGDIIVMVDADGSADGNEIVSYVSALVSGADFAKGSRFANGGGTDDMTPIRKLGNRILCAVVNAKFGARYTDLCYGYNAFWKHCLGDIDLDCTGFEIETLMNIRVVKAGLRVQEVPSHEYLRIHGVSNLRAVRDGLRVLKVILKEKGARRAQRTRHAAAPDVTVPRGETS